The following are encoded in a window of Oncorhynchus masou masou isolate Uvic2021 chromosome 17, UVic_Omas_1.1, whole genome shotgun sequence genomic DNA:
- the LOC135558890 gene encoding transcriptional adapter 1-like isoform X1, which produces MAAHATELEIAKKHLTDAIGDNVKHYWANLKLWFKHKISKEEFDIEARRLLAQDNVHVHNDFLLAILTRCQIIVSTPEGAGSLQWAGSSASKPGKPAKGNKKFSFRQKFDHRFQPQNPLSAAQAFSPREVGSEEEELRLSAHTLLLPTRGQLEARMMVTAFELGLDNVTEDAVSTMVHAVENQLKDMLTAVVSRRKAYRVRDGHFPYAFGSDVTPQPYLKNSLAAYHIVTDCPPHSASRLAGLPPQLLQDDAEQQAALLLACSGDRLLAPLPPISMFDLLEALQVHRGVMPSHTMYALNMERILSRLWHPSHEELEQDRVHRQRLAGNDGLLVS; this is translated from the exons ATGGCAGCCCATGCTACTGAGCttgaaattgccaagaaacattTAACTGACGCAATTGGTGATAATGTTAAACA TTACTGGGCGAACTTGAAACTGTGGTTCAAACACAAGATAAGCAAGGAAGAGTTTGACATCGAGGCTCGTCGCCTTTTGGCACAAGACAACG ttcatgtCCACAATGACTTTCTCCTGGCCATTCTCACACGTTGTCAGATAATCGTCTCCACACCAG AGGGTGCTGGATCTTTGCAGTGGGCAGGTAGCTCAGCCTCCAAGCCTGGCAAGCCTGCCAAAGGAAATAAGAAGTTCTCCTTCAGACAGAAATTTGAT CATCGCTTCCAGCCCCAGAACCCTCTGAGTGCGGCCCAGGCCTTCAGCCCGCGGGAGGTtgggagtgaggaagaggagctgAGACTTAGTGCCCACACCCTGTTGCTGCCCACCCGGGGCCAGCTGGAGGCCCGCATGATGGTCACCGCTTTTGAGCTGGGCCTGGACAACGTCACGGAGGACGCCGTCAGCACCATGGTCCACGCAGTGGAG AACCAACTGAAggacatgctgactgctgtggTGTCCAGGAGGAAGGCCTACCGAGTGCGTGATGGACACTTCCCCTACGCCTTCGGCAGTGATGTCACCCCCCAGCCCTACTTGAAGAACAGCCTGGCAGCCTACCACATTGTCACAGATTG CCCACCTCACAGTGCATCTCGTCTGGCCGGCCTGCCCCCTCAGCTATTACAAGACGATGCTGAGCAGCAGGCTGCTCTCCTATTGGCCTGTTCTGGTGACCGTCTCCTTGCGCCCCTCCCTCCGATCAGCATGTTTGATCTCCTGGAAGCGTTACAG GTCCACCGAGGTGTGATGCCCTCTCACACCATGTATGCCCTGAACATGGAACGGATTCTGTCCCGGCTGTGGCATCCTAGTCACGAGGAACTGGAGCAGGACCGTGTGCACCGCCAACGCCTCGCAGGGAACGATGGTCTGCTCGTcagctga
- the LOC135558890 gene encoding transcriptional adapter 1-like isoform X2 codes for MAAHATELEIAKKHLTDAIGDNVKHYWANLKLWFKHKISKEEFDIEARRLLAQDNEGAGSLQWAGSSASKPGKPAKGNKKFSFRQKFDHRFQPQNPLSAAQAFSPREVGSEEEELRLSAHTLLLPTRGQLEARMMVTAFELGLDNVTEDAVSTMVHAVENQLKDMLTAVVSRRKAYRVRDGHFPYAFGSDVTPQPYLKNSLAAYHIVTDCPPHSASRLAGLPPQLLQDDAEQQAALLLACSGDRLLAPLPPISMFDLLEALQVHRGVMPSHTMYALNMERILSRLWHPSHEELEQDRVHRQRLAGNDGLLVS; via the exons ATGGCAGCCCATGCTACTGAGCttgaaattgccaagaaacattTAACTGACGCAATTGGTGATAATGTTAAACA TTACTGGGCGAACTTGAAACTGTGGTTCAAACACAAGATAAGCAAGGAAGAGTTTGACATCGAGGCTCGTCGCCTTTTGGCACAAGACAACG AGGGTGCTGGATCTTTGCAGTGGGCAGGTAGCTCAGCCTCCAAGCCTGGCAAGCCTGCCAAAGGAAATAAGAAGTTCTCCTTCAGACAGAAATTTGAT CATCGCTTCCAGCCCCAGAACCCTCTGAGTGCGGCCCAGGCCTTCAGCCCGCGGGAGGTtgggagtgaggaagaggagctgAGACTTAGTGCCCACACCCTGTTGCTGCCCACCCGGGGCCAGCTGGAGGCCCGCATGATGGTCACCGCTTTTGAGCTGGGCCTGGACAACGTCACGGAGGACGCCGTCAGCACCATGGTCCACGCAGTGGAG AACCAACTGAAggacatgctgactgctgtggTGTCCAGGAGGAAGGCCTACCGAGTGCGTGATGGACACTTCCCCTACGCCTTCGGCAGTGATGTCACCCCCCAGCCCTACTTGAAGAACAGCCTGGCAGCCTACCACATTGTCACAGATTG CCCACCTCACAGTGCATCTCGTCTGGCCGGCCTGCCCCCTCAGCTATTACAAGACGATGCTGAGCAGCAGGCTGCTCTCCTATTGGCCTGTTCTGGTGACCGTCTCCTTGCGCCCCTCCCTCCGATCAGCATGTTTGATCTCCTGGAAGCGTTACAG GTCCACCGAGGTGTGATGCCCTCTCACACCATGTATGCCCTGAACATGGAACGGATTCTGTCCCGGCTGTGGCATCCTAGTCACGAGGAACTGGAGCAGGACCGTGTGCACCGCCAACGCCTCGCAGGGAACGATGGTCTGCTCGTcagctga
- the LOC135558890 gene encoding transcriptional adapter 1-like isoform X3, translating into MLNIHVHNDFLLAILTRCQIIVSTPEGAGSLQWAGSSASKPGKPAKGNKKFSFRQKFDHRFQPQNPLSAAQAFSPREVGSEEEELRLSAHTLLLPTRGQLEARMMVTAFELGLDNVTEDAVSTMVHAVENQLKDMLTAVVSRRKAYRVRDGHFPYAFGSDVTPQPYLKNSLAAYHIVTDCPPHSASRLAGLPPQLLQDDAEQQAALLLACSGDRLLAPLPPISMFDLLEALQVHRGVMPSHTMYALNMERILSRLWHPSHEELEQDRVHRQRLAGNDGLLVS; encoded by the exons ATGTTAAACA ttcatgtCCACAATGACTTTCTCCTGGCCATTCTCACACGTTGTCAGATAATCGTCTCCACACCAG AGGGTGCTGGATCTTTGCAGTGGGCAGGTAGCTCAGCCTCCAAGCCTGGCAAGCCTGCCAAAGGAAATAAGAAGTTCTCCTTCAGACAGAAATTTGAT CATCGCTTCCAGCCCCAGAACCCTCTGAGTGCGGCCCAGGCCTTCAGCCCGCGGGAGGTtgggagtgaggaagaggagctgAGACTTAGTGCCCACACCCTGTTGCTGCCCACCCGGGGCCAGCTGGAGGCCCGCATGATGGTCACCGCTTTTGAGCTGGGCCTGGACAACGTCACGGAGGACGCCGTCAGCACCATGGTCCACGCAGTGGAG AACCAACTGAAggacatgctgactgctgtggTGTCCAGGAGGAAGGCCTACCGAGTGCGTGATGGACACTTCCCCTACGCCTTCGGCAGTGATGTCACCCCCCAGCCCTACTTGAAGAACAGCCTGGCAGCCTACCACATTGTCACAGATTG CCCACCTCACAGTGCATCTCGTCTGGCCGGCCTGCCCCCTCAGCTATTACAAGACGATGCTGAGCAGCAGGCTGCTCTCCTATTGGCCTGTTCTGGTGACCGTCTCCTTGCGCCCCTCCCTCCGATCAGCATGTTTGATCTCCTGGAAGCGTTACAG GTCCACCGAGGTGTGATGCCCTCTCACACCATGTATGCCCTGAACATGGAACGGATTCTGTCCCGGCTGTGGCATCCTAGTCACGAGGAACTGGAGCAGGACCGTGTGCACCGCCAACGCCTCGCAGGGAACGATGGTCTGCTCGTcagctga